One part of the Ornithodoros turicata isolate Travis chromosome 2, ASM3712646v1, whole genome shotgun sequence genome encodes these proteins:
- the LOC135385377 gene encoding uncharacterized protein LOC135385377 isoform X2 — translation MPRCVFCFFDPHDIEDESDDDDDSRDGAPPTLPAHVMRSHPDVDTSFLPFFQTDAAFGGIVKRFTLLASVHDQGVEDLRQYLMSHFHDMLAILRAQRIPFRFCICSDVLMVRETRGEITAHIAHFMAFAREVHSDGAVANTLMDAIQESMGRVENYQREGSGFVSTDVQKVQICISAVKTKKFGCKGALPDHLAKRRNVLTNIHLPAHKEGECFKYNTLALLHPQESNSWKKCENYAAEYWWPSRFPVSYSDLDEFEDKNKISVYVYEYVDQGVHVSRSPKLEYEKKIHLLAVDEHFFGIKSLERLLMRDNRRFVCERCTRSFNKEESMAKHRRLCADVNEIILEFCEPGKNFVEFTKIQYKQQYNYVVALDTESVLAPSGVGMQRHVTSSFCAVLVRTHDSKVMRIRTHHGEDSARQCVRALMEMRDEMIALNACPAEMVLNDEQRARHRAATHCAYCGREFAQDVSRVRHHDHSKRCTAGETNYIATLCNPCNVACTTREKLPIMVHNLAYDLAGLLREFHLLGWKRAPFIVASSMEKIRSFEIGTFLFRDTMQYLNSSLGELVETVKSMGGAEAFQCLKQVFGDDYEILLRKGVFPYSHVSSFAVYDELALPAKSAFRNDLTGEDISDEDYQYALHVFERFGCSNLRDYNALYLKTDALLHADVMQHFRRLCYDARGLELLHCVSLASYSWQCALNYTRAKLELIIAEDMYRTIESGVRGGLCQASRRHLRANNPLCSGYDPDKEEVYISYIDCNNLYGFSMIKHLPVGDFEWVEDFSSVDFMRHPTDSDVGYVYVCDLEYPKSIHALTRYFPLAPEKAVVPKEWLSPFQRGLLEELMYQPANSKKLLLTCKDKVEYVVHYALLALYCRLGMRVTKIHRILKFRQAPFLRPYIEDNVARRVASSTTFEKNFYKISNNAVFGRTLLNKFNMRDIRVAFDEETASRLGSQAECARMEILSPDCVMFEMRKRKVRCDFPLQIGFTILELSKLTMYSFYYETLLSKLTCPVITCYFDTDSLILGLFCKDYEDQLRAIADDHLDLSSFDRDHPLYSERNRGRLGAFKSETGSVPIEEVICLKAKMYSIKLAGGKQIARAKGVKKNIVRKHLLHDTYRDTLFKHASVSHEQVSIVGKKQCMYTIRNVKRSLMAYDDKRYLYNDVDSYPYGSCEYDNAVDE, via the exons a tgcctcggtgtgtgttctgcttttttgatcctcacgatatcgaggatgaatcggacgacgacgacgattctcgggacggcgcacctcctacactgcctgctcacgtgatgcgatctcaccccgacgtggatacatccttcctgcccttcttccagactgacgccgcatttggaggtatcgtcaaaagattcacgctattggcatctgttcacgatcagggagtagaggatttgcgacaatatttaatgagtcactttcacgatatgctcgccatattgagagcgcaaagaataccctttaggttttgcatttgttccgatgttttaatggtgagggaaactcggggggagataaccgcgcacatagcccactttatggcgtttgctcgcgaagtccacagcgatggAGCCGTCGCGAATACCCTAATGGACGCGATTCAGGAGTCCATGGGACGCgtagaaaattatcagcgggaagggagcgggttcgtgtccaccgacgtccaaaaggttcaaatatgcatttccgcggtgaaaactaaaaaattcggatgcaaaggggcacttcccgatcatttggctaaacgcaggaacgtgctgacgaatattcatttaccagcacataaggagggtgagtgttttaaatacaatacgcttgccctcctgcacccgcaggaaagtaattcgtggaaaaaatgtgaaaactatgccgcggagtactggtggcctagtcgcttccccgtttcctactctgatctggacgaattcgaagataaaaacaagatatccgtgtacgtatacgagtacgtcgatcagggagtgcacgtgtcgcgatccccaaaactcgagtatgaaaagaaaattcacttattggctgtagatgaacattttttcggaatcaagtctctcgagcgcttactgatgagagacaacaggcgtttcgtatgcgagcgttgcacgcgctcttttaacaaggaagagagcatggcgaaacatcgtcgcctgtgcgcggacgtaaacgaaatcatattggaattttgcgaaccgggcaaaaactttgtagagtttactaaaatacagtacaagcagcagtacaactacgtcgtcgcgttggacacggagagcgtactcgcgcccagtggtgttggcatgcagcgtcacgtcacctcgagcttttgtgccgtgctcgtacgcacccacgactcgaaggtgatgcgcatcaggacgcaccacggtgaagattccgcgaggcagtgcgtcagagctttgatggaaatgcgggacgagatgatcgccctgaacgcctgccccgcggaaatggtgctgaatgatgagcaacgagcgcggcacagagctgccacccactgcgcgtactgcgggcgggagttcgcgcaagatgtatcccgtgtccggcaccacgaccattccaagcgttgtactgccggcgagacaaattacatcgcgacgctgtgcaacccctgtaacgtagcgtgcacgacgcgggaaaaactgcccatcatggtgcacaatctggcctacgatttggccggactactgcgggaatttcaccttctcgggtggaagcgagctcccttcatcgtggccagttccatggaaaaaatccgatcgttcgaaattggcaccttcctattcagagataccatgcagtacctaaattcgtcgctgggagagctcgtggaaaccgtcaaatccatggggggcgcagaggcgttccaatgcctgaagcaggtatttggagacgactacgaaattttgcttcgtaaaggtgtattcccgtacagccacgttagctcgttcgcggtctacgacgaattggctctgccggcaaaatccgccttccgaaacgatctgacgggggaggatataagcgacgaagactatcagtacgcgctgcacgtatttgaacgttttggatgctcgaatctgagggattataatgcattgtacctgaaaacggatgccctgttacatgctgacgtaatgcagcacttccggcgcctgtgctacgacgcgcgcggattggaattgcttcattgtgtttcgctggcatcctattcgtggcaatgcgctctaaattacacgcgggcaaaattggagctgatcatcgccgaggacatgtaccggaccatcgaatcgggtgttagaggtggactctgtcaggcgagcaggcgtcatttacgggctaacaacccgctgtgcagtggctacgatcccgataaagaggaggtgtacatatcgtacatagattgcaacaatctttacggattcagtatgataaagcacctcccagtcggcgatttcgaatgggtcgaggattttagctccgtggattttatgcgtcatcccacagattcggacgtgggatacgtgtacgtgtgcgatttggagtatccaaaatctatccacgcgctgacgcggtacttccccctggctcccgagaaggcggtcgtcccgaaggaatggctctcaccattccagcgagggctcctcgaagagttaatgtatcagccagcgaacagcaaaaagctgctgctcacgtgcaaggacaaggtcgagtacgttgttcattacgcgctgctcgctctctattgtagactgggcatgcgggtgacaaaaattcacagaattctaaaatttcgtcaggcaccattcctgcgtccctacattgaggacaatgttgccagacgcgtcgcatcgagcacgacgttcgagaaaaatttctataaaatctcaaataatgcggtcttcgggcgtacgttgctaaataaatttaatatgcgagacattcgagtagccttcgatgaggagacggcgagtcgcctcgggagtcaggcggaatgcgcgcgaatggaaattttgtcccccgattgtgtcatgttcgaaatgcgcaagagaaaagtgcgatgcgatttccccctgcagattggcttcacgattttagaactgagtaagttaaccatgtactcgttctattatgaaaccctgctgagcaagctcacttgtccggtgattacctgctactttgacacggattctctgatcctcggcctattctgcaaggactacgaagatcagttacgcgcgatcgccgacgaccatttagacttgtcttccttcgatcgtgatcatccactgtacagcgagaggaatcgcggtagacttggcgcgttcaaaagtgaaacgggtagcgtacccatcgaggaagtaatatgcctgaaagccaaaatgtactccatcaaattagccgggggaaaacaaattgcaagagctaaaggggtcaaaaagaacattgtgcgcaaacacctcctccatgacacgtaccgcgataccctattcaagcacgccagcgtatcgcacgaacaggtgtcaatagtgggaaagaaacagtgcatgtacaccatcagaaatgtgaagagaagtctgatggcgtacgacgacaaacgatatctctacaatgacgtggactcctacccgtacggaagctgcgaatatg ataatgcggtggatgagtag
- the LOC135385377 gene encoding uncharacterized protein LOC135385377 isoform X1 has translation MPRCVFCFFDPHDIEDESDDDDDSRDGAPPTLPAHVMRSHPDVDTSFLPFFQTDAAFGGIVKRFTLLASVHDQGVEDLRQYLMSHFHDMLAILRAQRIPFRFCICSDVLMVRETRGEITAHIAHFMAFAREVHSDGAVANTLMDAIQESMGRVENYQREGSGFVSTDVQKVQICISAVKTKKFGCKGALPDHLAKRRNVLTNIHLPAHKEGECFKYNTLALLHPQESNSWKKCENYAAEYWWPSRFPVSYSDLDEFEDKNKISVYVYEYVDQGVHVSRSPKLEYEKKIHLLAVDEHFFGIKSLERLLMRDNRRFVCERCTRSFNKEESMAKHRRLCADVNEIILEFCEPGKNFVEFTKIQYKQQYNYVVALDTESVLAPSGVGMQRHVTSSFCAVLVRTHDSKVMRIRTHHGEDSARQCVRALMEMRDEMIALNACPAEMVLNDEQRARHRAATHCAYCGREFAQDVSRVRHHDHSKRCTAGETNYIATLCNPCNVACTTREKLPIMVHNLAYDLAGLLREFHLLGWKRAPFIVASSMEKIRSFEIGTFLFRDTMQYLNSSLGELVETVKSMGGAEAFQCLKQVFGDDYEILLRKGVFPYSHVSSFAVYDELALPAKSAFRNDLTGEDISDEDYQYALHVFERFGCSNLRDYNALYLKTDALLHADVMQHFRRLCYDARGLELLHCVSLASYSWQCALNYTRAKLELIIAEDMYRTIESGVRGGLCQASRRHLRANNPLCSGYDPDKEEVYISYIDCNNLYGFSMIKHLPVGDFEWVEDFSSVDFMRHPTDSDVGYVYVCDLEYPKSIHALTRYFPLAPEKAVVPKEWLSPFQRGLLEELMYQPANSKKLLLTCKDKVEYVVHYALLALYCRLGMRVTKIHRILKFRQAPFLRPYIEDNVARRVASSTTFEKNFYKISNNAVFGRTLLNKFNMRDIRVAFDEETASRLGSQAECARMEILSPDCVMFEMRKRKVRCDFPLQIGFTILELSKLTMYSFYYETLLSKLTCPVITCYFDTDSLILGLFCKDYEDQLRAIADDHLDLSSFDRDHPLYSERNRGRLGAFKSETGSVPIEEVICLKAKMYSIKLAGGKQIARAKGVKKNIVRKHLLHDTYRDTLFKHASVSHEQVSIVGKKQCMYTIRNVKRSLMAYDDKRYLYNDVDSYPYGSCEYGKLEWMT, from the exons a tgcctcggtgtgtgttctgcttttttgatcctcacgatatcgaggatgaatcggacgacgacgacgattctcgggacggcgcacctcctacactgcctgctcacgtgatgcgatctcaccccgacgtggatacatccttcctgcccttcttccagactgacgccgcatttggaggtatcgtcaaaagattcacgctattggcatctgttcacgatcagggagtagaggatttgcgacaatatttaatgagtcactttcacgatatgctcgccatattgagagcgcaaagaataccctttaggttttgcatttgttccgatgttttaatggtgagggaaactcggggggagataaccgcgcacatagcccactttatggcgtttgctcgcgaagtccacagcgatggAGCCGTCGCGAATACCCTAATGGACGCGATTCAGGAGTCCATGGGACGCgtagaaaattatcagcgggaagggagcgggttcgtgtccaccgacgtccaaaaggttcaaatatgcatttccgcggtgaaaactaaaaaattcggatgcaaaggggcacttcccgatcatttggctaaacgcaggaacgtgctgacgaatattcatttaccagcacataaggagggtgagtgttttaaatacaatacgcttgccctcctgcacccgcaggaaagtaattcgtggaaaaaatgtgaaaactatgccgcggagtactggtggcctagtcgcttccccgtttcctactctgatctggacgaattcgaagataaaaacaagatatccgtgtacgtatacgagtacgtcgatcagggagtgcacgtgtcgcgatccccaaaactcgagtatgaaaagaaaattcacttattggctgtagatgaacattttttcggaatcaagtctctcgagcgcttactgatgagagacaacaggcgtttcgtatgcgagcgttgcacgcgctcttttaacaaggaagagagcatggcgaaacatcgtcgcctgtgcgcggacgtaaacgaaatcatattggaattttgcgaaccgggcaaaaactttgtagagtttactaaaatacagtacaagcagcagtacaactacgtcgtcgcgttggacacggagagcgtactcgcgcccagtggtgttggcatgcagcgtcacgtcacctcgagcttttgtgccgtgctcgtacgcacccacgactcgaaggtgatgcgcatcaggacgcaccacggtgaagattccgcgaggcagtgcgtcagagctttgatggaaatgcgggacgagatgatcgccctgaacgcctgccccgcggaaatggtgctgaatgatgagcaacgagcgcggcacagagctgccacccactgcgcgtactgcgggcgggagttcgcgcaagatgtatcccgtgtccggcaccacgaccattccaagcgttgtactgccggcgagacaaattacatcgcgacgctgtgcaacccctgtaacgtagcgtgcacgacgcgggaaaaactgcccatcatggtgcacaatctggcctacgatttggccggactactgcgggaatttcaccttctcgggtggaagcgagctcccttcatcgtggccagttccatggaaaaaatccgatcgttcgaaattggcaccttcctattcagagataccatgcagtacctaaattcgtcgctgggagagctcgtggaaaccgtcaaatccatggggggcgcagaggcgttccaatgcctgaagcaggtatttggagacgactacgaaattttgcttcgtaaaggtgtattcccgtacagccacgttagctcgttcgcggtctacgacgaattggctctgccggcaaaatccgccttccgaaacgatctgacgggggaggatataagcgacgaagactatcagtacgcgctgcacgtatttgaacgttttggatgctcgaatctgagggattataatgcattgtacctgaaaacggatgccctgttacatgctgacgtaatgcagcacttccggcgcctgtgctacgacgcgcgcggattggaattgcttcattgtgtttcgctggcatcctattcgtggcaatgcgctctaaattacacgcgggcaaaattggagctgatcatcgccgaggacatgtaccggaccatcgaatcgggtgttagaggtggactctgtcaggcgagcaggcgtcatttacgggctaacaacccgctgtgcagtggctacgatcccgataaagaggaggtgtacatatcgtacatagattgcaacaatctttacggattcagtatgataaagcacctcccagtcggcgatttcgaatgggtcgaggattttagctccgtggattttatgcgtcatcccacagattcggacgtgggatacgtgtacgtgtgcgatttggagtatccaaaatctatccacgcgctgacgcggtacttccccctggctcccgagaaggcggtcgtcccgaaggaatggctctcaccattccagcgagggctcctcgaagagttaatgtatcagccagcgaacagcaaaaagctgctgctcacgtgcaaggacaaggtcgagtacgttgttcattacgcgctgctcgctctctattgtagactgggcatgcgggtgacaaaaattcacagaattctaaaatttcgtcaggcaccattcctgcgtccctacattgaggacaatgttgccagacgcgtcgcatcgagcacgacgttcgagaaaaatttctataaaatctcaaataatgcggtcttcgggcgtacgttgctaaataaatttaatatgcgagacattcgagtagccttcgatgaggagacggcgagtcgcctcgggagtcaggcggaatgcgcgcgaatggaaattttgtcccccgattgtgtcatgttcgaaatgcgcaagagaaaagtgcgatgcgatttccccctgcagattggcttcacgattttagaactgagtaagttaaccatgtactcgttctattatgaaaccctgctgagcaagctcacttgtccggtgattacctgctactttgacacggattctctgatcctcggcctattctgcaaggactacgaagatcagttacgcgcgatcgccgacgaccatttagacttgtcttccttcgatcgtgatcatccactgtacagcgagaggaatcgcggtagacttggcgcgttcaaaagtgaaacgggtagcgtacccatcgaggaagtaatatgcctgaaagccaaaatgtactccatcaaattagccgggggaaaacaaattgcaagagctaaaggggtcaaaaagaacattgtgcgcaaacacctcctccatgacacgtaccgcgataccctattcaagcacgccagcgtatcgcacgaacaggtgtcaatagtgggaaagaaacagtgcatgtacaccatcagaaatgtgaagagaagtctgatggcgtacgacgacaaacgatatctctacaatgacgtggactcctacccgtacggaagctgcgaatatggtaagctcgagtggatgacgtag